The sequence TCGGGCTGGACGGCTCTCCCGCCAGTCTCGCCGCCGCGGACTGGGGTGCCCGTGAGGCACTGCGCCGGGACCTGCCCCTGCGACTCGTGCATGCCTGGGAATGGCAGCCCTACACCCACGCACCACTCGTCGGAATGGACGCGCCCCGGCTGTGGTCCGAGCGCGTACCGCGTGAGGCCGCCGCAGAACTGCGCGACCGCTACCCGGACCTGAAGATCGCCGAGGCCCACGCCACGGGCCCGCCCCCTGAGGTGCTGTGCGATGTGGCCGGGGAATCCGAGCTGCTGGCCATCGGCAGTGCGGGGCTGGGCAGGCTCGCCGGATACTTCCTCGGATCCGTCGCGATGTCCGTCGTCGCGCACACCGAGCGGCCGGTCGTCCTCGTACGGGCCGGCACGACCTCCGTCGACGAGCGCCTGCTCGCCGGCGACGGACGGCCGCTGTCGGCCATGGCCTACCGCCCGGTGGTACTCGGCATGGATCTGAGCCGACGCAGCGGCGATGTGATCCGGTTCGCCTTCGAGACGGCGGCGCTGCGGGCGGCCCCGCTACGGGTCGTCCACGGCTGGAACCCGCCGGCGTTCTTCGCCTACGGCGTCGGTGTGGACCCGAGCCTGCGGGCCGACATAGCGGCACAGGAAACCGATGCGCTGCGCACCGCGCTGCGCCCGTGGCAGGAGAGGTACCCGGGCGTTGACGTGATCGAGCAATCCGTGATCGGACAGGCCGCGCACCACCTGGTGGACGCCGGGGGCGACGCCGGTCTCCTCGTCGTCGGCAGGTACACCGACCGCTCGCGGGCCGGGCCGGCCCGCCTCGGGCACGTCACCCACGCCGTCCTGCACCACTGCCCGGCCCCGGTCGCCGTGGTCCCGCACGACTGACGCCGACACCGCGACGCGGGCCGGGCCGCCCGCATGCCCGTGAGCCCAACACGGCCGCTGAGACGCCCCAACGGCCGAAGCGGTCAGCCACCCGGCAGTTTGAGCGTGCAGGTTTCACCGGGTGCGACCGTGACCGCACGGTCAGGCAGCACCACGCGGATCGGGGTCTCCTCGGAGGCGGGCACGGTGATCCGCAGGTGCTCATGGTGCAGCCGTACGCCGATGCCCCAGTGGCCGCGGTAGCGCAGCGAAAAGCCGTACTCGGACAGCTCCGGCAACGGCACCGGGTCCAGCCACAGGGCGTCCTCCCGGGTGTCGAGTCCGGTGAGGCCGCGTTGGACCAGGTCGAGGGTGCCGGCCATGGCGCCGAGGTGGATGCCCTCACCGGTGGTGCCGCCTTGCAGGTCGGCCACGTCGCCTTCGAGCGCGTCCTGGCAGTACGTCCAGGCGTCGGCGGGGTGTACCCGGGCGAGCACCCAGCCATGGACGATGCCGCTCAGAGTGGAGCCATGACTGGTGCGGCGCAGGTAGTGGTCGACGGTCTCGCGCCAGATCTCATCGGTGAGTTCGTAGCCGAGCCGTCGGAAGAGCTCTGCCAGTTCTGCGGGCGAGAAGAGATAGCCGAGCATCAGCGCGTCGGCCTGCTTGGAGGCCTGGTAGCGGTTGACAGTGTCGCCTTCGGCCTCCAAGATCCGGTCCAGTCGCCGGATGTTCCCGTAGCGCTTGCGGTAGTCGGCCCAGTCGAGTTCAGCGAGATCGCCATAGCCCTCGAACTGACTGATGACGCCCTGGTGGAAGGGAACCCGCAGCCGCCGCGAGACGTCGTCCCACTTCTGGAGTTCGCCGCTGTCCAGCCCGGTCCGTTCGAAGAGTTCCTGTCTTCGCCACGCGGGGAGACGCCGTACCAGGTCGAGGGCGCGCCCGAGGACCCACGCGGCGGTGACGTTGGTGTAGGCGTTGTCGTCCAGTCCTGGTCGTGCGGCGCCGGGGTAGCCGTCGTGGTACTCGTCGGGGCCGACGACTCCGCGGATGCGGTAGCGGCCGAGGCCGGAGTCGTAGGAGGCGCTGTCCGCCCAGAAGCGCGCGATGTGCAGCAGCAGCTCGGCGCCCTTGGTGTGCAGGAACTCGGTGTCGCCGGTGGCTTCGCAGTACTGCCACACGTTGTAGGCGATCGCGGAACCGACGTGGTGCTGAAGCCGGGAGCGGTCCGGCAGCCAGCGTCCGGACCGCGGGTTGAGGTGGAGTTCCGGCGTCTCCTCGCGCCCGTCGCTGCCGCTCTGCCACGGGTACATCGCTCCTCCCCTGCCCGCCTCGGCGGCCGCACGGCGGGCCTCGGGAAGCCGTCGGTGCCGGTAGGTGAGCAGGGCGCGCGAGACCTCGGGGAAGTGCAGGTTCAGATACGGCAGGACGAACAGCTCGTCCCAGAAGACGTGCCCGCGGTACGCCTCACCGTGCAGCCCGCGGGCCGGGACGCCCACGTCCAGCTCCGCCGTGTGCGGCGACAGCGTTTGCAGCGCATGGAAGAGATGCAGCCGCAGGACACGGCCCGCCTCCCCCGGAACATGGATCTCCGCCCGCCGCCACAACTGCTCCCACGCGCCGGCATGGGAGGCCAGGAGCGACGAGAAGCCGGGAGCGCGCTGCACCCGGTCGAGCGCCGCCCCGAGCGGGTTGCTGATCGCCGGGTCGTGGGAGGTGTGCAGGGCAACGGTCTTCTCCACGACGACGGGCCGCCCCGGCGCGAGGGGGATCACCAGGCGGTGCACGGCACGGCGGCGTGCGGGGTGCAGCCCTGAGGACACGGGGAGTTGACCGCTGATGGTGGTGCGCGCCGCCATGGCGACACCGATGTCCGAGCTGCTGGTCCGGCAGCGCAGCCACACCGTGTCGGGATCCGCCGCCCCGGTCTGCACCTGGGTCAGATGGCTGCGGTTGAGGGACCGGTACCGGCGCACATTCCCGTTGATCACCTCACCGTCGATGGCGGACTCCACCTCGATCTCGCCGGACCGGCCCTCGACCGTGAACTCGCTGCGCAGAGCGGCAAGATGAGGGTCCGCCATGTGCACCAAGCGGCACTGGTCCACGCCCACGAGAGCGTCCTCACCGTCCCGGTACCGGAACCGGCGCGTCAGCGTGCCCCGGCACAGATCCAGTGTCTGCCGGTAGTCGACCGGCCGGGAGACGTCCGGAGAGAACCACGGGCCGGCCGAGCCGTCCGCACGGCGCGAACGGAACCGCAGGCGCAGCCAGTTCGGGAGGTTGACCAGGTCCTCGTTCTCCACATCCCGCCCGGCCACGGTCGACTGAAGGCGGTTGTAGCACCCGGCGACGTACGTGCCCGGACAGTGGACGAGGCCGGCCCTGCTCTCGGGCGCCGCGCCGCGAGTGGCGAAGTAGCCGTTGCCGAGCGTGCACAGCGCTTCCCGCAACCGCTCGGCGGCGGGCTCATAGCCCTCGTACTCCCAGGTCCACTCCGACATCCGTCCTCGTTCCCACGGCTTCACGGCACAACCGGAAGCGAGCCAGGCGGTATGCGTTCATGCGCGGTGCGGGACGACGGCGACCGGACAGCTCGAGTGGTGCAGAACGGCATGGTTGACGCGGCCGAGTTGCAGTCCGAAGTGGCCGTGCCGTCTCAGGGCTCCCACGACCAGCAGGTCGGCCTCCGGCGACGCGTCCAGGAGGACCTTGTGCGCGGGGCCCTCGGTCACTCGGCGGTACACGTCGACCCGCGGGTGTTCCTGTGCGGCGCCGCGCAGCGCGTCGGCAAGGAGGGCCGAGGCGCGCTCTTCGTGATCGTGGGTGGCCGCATCCGCCAGGCGTGGGTCATCCGCCGTCTCGTGGGCCGGGCACCGCCATGCCCGTACGGCGTGGAGCGCGCAGCCACGCGACTCGGCCTCCTGGACGGCGAACCGCAGCGCGGCCGACCCCTCAGGGGCATCGCCCACTCCGACAACAACCCGGTGGCAGGCGCCCTGCCGGTTCCGTTCGCCGCCGCGGACCACGATCACCGGGCAGACCGCCCGCGCCGCCACCGCCAGGCTCACCGACCCCAGCAGCAGCCCGGCCAGGCCACCGCGGCCTCGGGACCCCGTCACCAGGGCAAAGGATTCATGCCCCTCGCGCAGCAATGCGGTGACGGCATCATGGGGCAGCACGTCACCCGACACCTTCACATGCCGGTTGCGCAGCTGGGCGCGCTCCACGCACGAGGCGGCGATGTGCTCGGCCATCACCTGCTCGGCCGGGCGGTCGGAGGCGAAAGACGGGCGAACCCCTTCGTACCGCTCCCACAGCGAAGCATGGACCAGGCGCAGGGGCAGGCCGCGACGGGCCGCTTCGTCCACCGCCCAGTCCACCGCCTGCAGGCTGGACTCGGAACCGTCGACGCCGACGACCAGCGGGAGCTCCATTGTCCCCACCGCCTTCCTGCCTTCCGCTGACGTGCCCCGGGGCCCTCCCGTAGCCCCTCCGATCCACCGTCGCACCCCTCGCAGCGCCTCGCGAGGTCCGGGTCGGTCTCCGACCGGGGACCTTCGGCCCCTGGGGCGAGGCTGCTGCGCGCCGGACCCTGGAGACGGCCACGCGAGAGGAACGGGAACCGGAGGAGCCAGCTCATGAAGCACAGCCGAGTCAGCCGCCTGATGGTGAACGAGGTGGTCACGGTCATCCCGCAGACGCCGTTCAAGGAGGTCGTCAAGCTGCTCGCGGTGCACCGGATCAGCGGTCTGCCGGTGGTGGACTCCGATGACAGAGTGCTCGGTGTGATCTCCGAGAGCGATCTCATGCTGCGGCAGGCCGGCGAGGTCCCCGGCCAGGGCCCGGACACCAGGGCGAACGCGCTGACCGCCGAAGAGCTGATGTCCCGGCCGGCCGTCACCGTCCGCGCCGGCGACAGCATTGCCGAGGCCGCACGGACCATGGCGCGGCACCGGGTGGAGCGCCTGCCCGTGGTCGACGACGAAGATCGCTTGGTGGGCATCGTGACCCGCCGCGACCTCCTGCAACTCTTCCTCCGCCCGGACGCCGACATCCGCCGCGCGGTGGTTGAGGAACTGGACGACACATTGTGGCTCTCCGCCGGCGCGGTCACCGTGCACGTGATCGACGGCGTGGTCACCCTGGAGGGACAGCTGGAGCGAGGCAGCGACATCCCGATCGCGGTACGCCTGACCCAACAAGTGGACGGTGTGGTCTCCGTCGTCGACAGGCTGACCTGCCGCATCGATGACTCCGGCCTGCGGTCACAAGCCACGGCGAAGAGCAGCTCTTCGTGATCCTCTAGGGTTCGATGTCGAGCACGTCTCGCACGGGGCGCCGGGGCGTCGTGGGACCCGGCGGGCCGTATCCGATGCGCAGCACCATCTGCACATGTCCGGTTCCGGACACGGGGTTTCGCAGCGCCCAGCGGAGATCGGGCCATTCCAAGGCTTGGGTGGCGGGGGAACTGGACAACCCGTGCAGCGTGACGAGCAGCAGGACGCGTTCCAGAGCCTGCCCCGCTCGCAGCCAGTCCTCCGGGCAGTCGCGGGCCGTGCTCAGCAGGGCCAGATGCGGCGAGCTCTCGAAGGCTGCGCCGCCGCGGCCGGCAACCGGCCGGACGCCCGCGAAGTCGCGGATGGGCGCCTTGCCGCCGCGTTTGCGCGGTCCGAAGGC is a genomic window of Streptomyces gilvosporeus containing:
- a CDS encoding glycoside hydrolase family 65 protein encodes the protein MSEWTWEYEGYEPAAERLREALCTLGNGYFATRGAAPESRAGLVHCPGTYVAGCYNRLQSTVAGRDVENEDLVNLPNWLRLRFRSRRADGSAGPWFSPDVSRPVDYRQTLDLCRGTLTRRFRYRDGEDALVGVDQCRLVHMADPHLAALRSEFTVEGRSGEIEVESAIDGEVINGNVRRYRSLNRSHLTQVQTGAADPDTVWLRCRTSSSDIGVAMAARTTISGQLPVSSGLHPARRRAVHRLVIPLAPGRPVVVEKTVALHTSHDPAISNPLGAALDRVQRAPGFSSLLASHAGAWEQLWRRAEIHVPGEAGRVLRLHLFHALQTLSPHTAELDVGVPARGLHGEAYRGHVFWDELFVLPYLNLHFPEVSRALLTYRHRRLPEARRAAAEAGRGGAMYPWQSGSDGREETPELHLNPRSGRWLPDRSRLQHHVGSAIAYNVWQYCEATGDTEFLHTKGAELLLHIARFWADSASYDSGLGRYRIRGVVGPDEYHDGYPGAARPGLDDNAYTNVTAAWVLGRALDLVRRLPAWRRQELFERTGLDSGELQKWDDVSRRLRVPFHQGVISQFEGYGDLAELDWADYRKRYGNIRRLDRILEAEGDTVNRYQASKQADALMLGYLFSPAELAELFRRLGYELTDEIWRETVDHYLRRTSHGSTLSGIVHGWVLARVHPADAWTYCQDALEGDVADLQGGTTGEGIHLGAMAGTLDLVQRGLTGLDTREDALWLDPVPLPELSEYGFSLRYRGHWGIGVRLHHEHLRITVPASEETPIRVVLPDRAVTVAPGETCTLKLPGG
- a CDS encoding universal stress protein translates to MELPLVVGVDGSESSLQAVDWAVDEAARRGLPLRLVHASLWERYEGVRPSFASDRPAEQVMAEHIAASCVERAQLRNRHVKVSGDVLPHDAVTALLREGHESFALVTGSRGRGGLAGLLLGSVSLAVAARAVCPVIVVRGGERNRQGACHRVVVGVGDAPEGSAALRFAVQEAESRGCALHAVRAWRCPAHETADDPRLADAATHDHEERASALLADALRGAAQEHPRVDVYRRVTEGPAHKVLLDASPEADLLVVGALRRHGHFGLQLGRVNHAVLHHSSCPVAVVPHRA
- a CDS encoding universal stress protein; protein product: MTRPVAVGLDGSPASLAAADWGAREALRRDLPLRLVHAWEWQPYTHAPLVGMDAPRLWSERVPREAAAELRDRYPDLKIAEAHATGPPPEVLCDVAGESELLAIGSAGLGRLAGYFLGSVAMSVVAHTERPVVLVRAGTTSVDERLLAGDGRPLSAMAYRPVVLGMDLSRRSGDVIRFAFETAALRAAPLRVVHGWNPPAFFAYGVGVDPSLRADIAAQETDALRTALRPWQERYPGVDVIEQSVIGQAAHHLVDAGGDAGLLVVGRYTDRSRAGPARLGHVTHAVLHHCPAPVAVVPHD
- a CDS encoding CBS domain-containing protein, whose amino-acid sequence is MKHSRVSRLMVNEVVTVIPQTPFKEVVKLLAVHRISGLPVVDSDDRVLGVISESDLMLRQAGEVPGQGPDTRANALTAEELMSRPAVTVRAGDSIAEAARTMARHRVERLPVVDDEDRLVGIVTRRDLLQLFLRPDADIRRAVVEELDDTLWLSAGAVTVHVIDGVVTLEGQLERGSDIPIAVRLTQQVDGVVSVVDRLTCRIDDSGLRSQATAKSSSS